A stretch of the Haloplanus aerogenes genome encodes the following:
- a CDS encoding CBS domain-containing protein: protein MDISEIATSEYIEVDADERLGKVRSIFDRENPKGLIVTRDGEYAGVIGERDLVRSQIEDDTKAGVLMKSAPRVDRTEDVREVARVLVEGNTKVAPVYEGDNLWGIITADAILDAVLDSLDALTVEQIQTEDVVTIGEKAHVGQAINRLREHGVSRLPVVDDDDGSLTGVLTTHDIVDFVVRKTDRQGRGDRRGDIDRMLDLPVYDLMTNPVLTTTADETVEAAVRTMLDNDISGLVVTSDGDTVGGVLTKTDVLRALTFTEEGQMDVQITNVALLDTISREEIVEEITNVADKYQEMQVHHAHVRFHEHKEKLRGTPLIQCQIRLRTNRGQVAGSGEGYGADHAFHVAADTLERNVLELKGLIADEQYRGQLLRKLGEL from the coding sequence ATGGATATTTCCGAGATTGCGACCTCCGAGTACATCGAAGTCGACGCGGACGAGCGGTTGGGCAAGGTCCGCTCGATCTTCGACCGCGAGAACCCCAAGGGCCTCATCGTCACGCGTGACGGCGAGTACGCTGGCGTGATCGGGGAACGCGACCTCGTTCGTTCGCAGATCGAGGACGACACCAAGGCCGGCGTGCTGATGAAGTCCGCTCCGCGGGTCGACCGCACGGAGGACGTGCGTGAAGTGGCCCGCGTCCTCGTCGAGGGCAACACCAAGGTCGCGCCCGTCTACGAAGGCGACAACCTCTGGGGGATCATCACGGCCGACGCTATCCTCGATGCGGTGCTCGACAGTCTCGACGCGCTGACGGTCGAACAGATCCAGACCGAGGACGTCGTCACCATCGGCGAGAAGGCCCACGTCGGGCAGGCGATCAACCGGCTACGCGAACACGGCGTCTCTCGGCTCCCCGTCGTCGACGACGACGACGGCTCGCTCACCGGCGTCCTCACCACGCACGACATCGTCGACTTCGTCGTCCGCAAAACCGACCGTCAGGGTCGGGGCGACCGCCGCGGCGACATCGACCGGATGCTCGATCTCCCTGTCTACGACCTCATGACGAATCCCGTCCTGACGACGACGGCCGACGAAACCGTCGAAGCGGCCGTCCGGACGATGCTCGACAACGACATCTCCGGTCTCGTCGTCACGTCGGACGGCGACACCGTCGGTGGCGTCCTCACCAAGACCGACGTGCTCCGCGCCCTCACCTTCACCGAGGAGGGTCAGATGGACGTGCAGATCACCAACGTCGCGCTCCTCGACACGATCAGCCGCGAGGAGATCGTCGAGGAGATCACCAACGTCGCGGACAAGTACCAGGAGATGCAGGTCCACCACGCCCACGTTCGCTTCCACGAACACAAGGAGAAACTCCGCGGGACGCCGCTGATCCAGTGTCAGATCCGCCTGCGGACGAATCGGGGGCAGGTCGCCGGCTCCGGCGAGGGCTACGGCGCCGATCACGCCTTCCACGTCGCCGCCGACACGCTCGAACGCAACGTCCTCGAACTGAAAGGTCTCATCGCCGACGAGCAGTACCGCGGGCAGCTCCTCCGGAAGCTCGGCGAACTATAA
- a CDS encoding potassium channel family protein — protein sequence MTRSNVPIVANRWLLRRVARPVVTLVGVVVAGIAGFVAIGGVSLVDAAFWLLDPSSIELYYQSASGPVDRVKTFAIVVRVALVSALIWTGETALTAAFGGQIQEELRRVKNQRERASVSEHTIICGYGMFGRTVAERSRERGRAVVVIEHEPAQYERVLDADLLGVEGDARREGILRDAGIERADTLVAAIDDSNVNIQIALLATQLAPDLTVVVRVGDETYESVARHAGADDVIIPEVAGGERVSERW from the coding sequence GTGACCCGCTCGAACGTCCCCATCGTCGCCAACCGGTGGTTACTCCGGCGTGTCGCCCGTCCTGTGGTCACGCTGGTGGGCGTCGTCGTCGCCGGCATCGCTGGCTTCGTCGCCATCGGCGGCGTCAGCCTCGTCGACGCGGCGTTCTGGCTGCTCGATCCGTCGAGCATCGAACTCTACTATCAGTCTGCGTCGGGACCGGTCGACCGCGTCAAGACGTTCGCCATCGTCGTGCGCGTGGCGCTCGTCAGCGCACTCATCTGGACGGGCGAGACGGCGCTGACGGCAGCGTTCGGCGGGCAGATCCAGGAGGAACTCAGACGCGTGAAAAATCAGCGAGAACGGGCGTCGGTCAGCGAGCACACTATCATCTGCGGCTACGGCATGTTCGGCCGGACGGTCGCCGAGCGGTCGCGCGAACGTGGCCGCGCCGTCGTCGTGATCGAACACGAACCGGCACAGTACGAACGCGTTCTCGACGCCGATCTGTTGGGAGTGGAAGGTGACGCCCGGCGCGAGGGTATCCTTCGGGACGCAGGAATCGAGCGAGCGGACACGCTCGTCGCTGCCATCGACGACTCGAACGTGAACATCCAGATCGCACTCCTCGCGACGCAACTGGCGCCGGATCTGACCGTCGTCGTCCGCGTCGGCGACGAGACCTACGAATCCGTCGCCCGCCACGCCGGCGCCGACGACGTGATCATCCCCGAAGTCGCCGGTGGCGAACGCGTCTCGGAACGGTGGTGA
- a CDS encoding PAS domain S-box protein, with amino-acid sequence MGTPLTDGAIRLDEISLLHVDDDPSFADLASTFLEREDGRLSVETAGSVAVGLERVAEGGVDCIVSNYDMPGQSGIEFLETVREDHPNLPFIVFTGKGSETVASEAFSAGATDYLQKERGTDQYTLLANKVTNYVEKYRTEREMRRRARAMEAANEGIALLDEDGRYVSVNEAYADICRTTPEEIAGTHWTSTLPDDEAERLRAEAFPELAEGSSWTGEATGVRADGSTYSKRISLAALDGEGHVCVVRDITERRRRERERRRYEHMVNSMRESVCVYDEEGRFELVNDYLAEFYGTTKADLEGERSTLIQRLREEADSDPFQALLDGERDEIRGEIGGEFPGHGHTLLDYRLTPLTVGGSVEGAVGVARAVTDRKQRQQQLRRYERIVEASGDPVYRLDTDGRFTFVNDRLADRTGYDRADLEGEHVSMLMNEADIERGRRLIRSLLTGDDDRGTFEMDIVTADGETITCESHVALVVTDGEFEGTVGIIRDITERKRRAKELERKNDRLERFTSLVSHDLRNPLNVAQGRLELARTGDDPDANLDDAAHALGRCQRLVGDLLSLAREGDRIDDPDAVTLRTAVENCWRHVETGEATLAVETESTVVADRSRLQQLLENLVRNSVEHGPTGTQSQAPEDAVEHGSTDTQTQSGDAVMITVGDLPDGFYVADDGPGIPDADRGRVFDSDYSTSDEGTGFGLSIVREIAEGHGWSVAVDESDDGGTRIEFTGVDAA; translated from the coding sequence ATGGGCACGCCACTGACCGATGGAGCGATCCGCTTAGACGAGATTTCGCTCCTCCACGTCGACGACGACCCGTCATTCGCGGATCTCGCGTCCACCTTTCTGGAGCGAGAGGACGGACGACTCAGCGTCGAGACGGCCGGGAGCGTAGCGGTGGGGCTGGAGCGAGTGGCCGAGGGGGGCGTCGACTGCATCGTCTCGAACTACGACATGCCAGGACAGAGCGGCATCGAGTTCCTCGAAACCGTCCGCGAGGACCACCCCAATTTACCGTTCATCGTGTTCACCGGGAAGGGGAGCGAGACGGTCGCGAGCGAGGCGTTCTCGGCGGGCGCCACGGACTACCTCCAGAAAGAGCGCGGGACCGACCAGTACACCCTGCTCGCGAACAAGGTGACGAACTACGTCGAGAAGTACCGCACCGAACGCGAGATGCGGCGTCGGGCACGGGCGATGGAGGCGGCGAACGAGGGGATCGCCCTCCTCGACGAGGACGGTCGCTACGTCTCGGTCAACGAGGCGTACGCCGACATCTGCCGGACGACGCCGGAGGAGATAGCCGGCACCCACTGGACCAGCACGTTGCCGGACGACGAGGCCGAGCGGTTGCGAGCCGAGGCGTTTCCGGAACTGGCCGAAGGGTCGTCGTGGACTGGCGAGGCGACCGGGGTGCGTGCCGACGGGAGCACCTACTCGAAACGTATCTCGCTCGCGGCACTCGACGGCGAGGGACACGTGTGCGTCGTCCGCGATATCACGGAGCGCAGACGGCGGGAACGCGAACGCCGCCGCTACGAACACATGGTGAACTCCATGCGCGAATCGGTCTGTGTCTACGACGAGGAGGGGCGGTTCGAACTCGTCAACGATTATCTGGCCGAGTTCTACGGCACGACGAAAGCCGACCTCGAAGGTGAGCGAAGCACGCTCATCCAGCGGCTCCGAGAGGAGGCCGACAGCGACCCGTTCCAAGCGCTGCTCGACGGGGAACGAGACGAGATCCGGGGCGAAATCGGTGGCGAGTTCCCCGGACACGGGCACACACTGTTGGATTACCGACTCACGCCGCTAACGGTCGGCGGATCGGTCGAAGGGGCTGTGGGCGTCGCGCGCGCCGTCACCGACCGCAAACAGCGCCAGCAGCAACTCCGTCGGTACGAGCGGATCGTCGAAGCCTCGGGCGACCCGGTCTACAGGCTCGACACCGACGGCCGCTTCACCTTCGTGAACGACCGCCTCGCCGACCGGACGGGCTACGATCGGGCCGACCTCGAAGGCGAACACGTCTCGATGCTGATGAACGAGGCGGACATCGAGCGGGGCCGCCGGCTGATCCGGTCGTTGCTGACCGGCGACGACGACCGAGGCACCTTCGAGATGGACATCGTCACGGCCGACGGCGAGACCATCACCTGCGAGAGCCACGTCGCCCTCGTCGTCACCGACGGCGAGTTCGAGGGCACCGTCGGCATCATCCGTGACATCACCGAACGCAAGCGACGTGCGAAGGAACTCGAACGGAAGAACGACCGGCTGGAGCGGTTCACCAGCCTCGTCAGCCACGACCTCCGCAACCCGCTGAACGTCGCGCAGGGACGCCTCGAACTGGCGCGCACGGGCGACGACCCGGACGCCAACCTCGACGACGCCGCCCACGCGCTGGGCCGGTGTCAGCGTCTCGTCGGCGACCTCCTGTCGCTCGCGCGCGAGGGGGATCGGATCGACGACCCGGACGCCGTCACGCTCCGCACCGCCGTCGAGAACTGCTGGCGACACGTCGAAACGGGCGAGGCGACGCTTGCAGTCGAGACCGAATCGACGGTCGTCGCCGACCGGAGCCGACTCCAGCAGTTGCTGGAGAATCTCGTGCGGAACTCCGTGGAGCACGGCCCCACGGGCACTCAGTCACAGGCTCCCGAGGACGCTGTCGAACACGGGTCGACAGACACCCAGACGCAGTCCGGTGACGCCGTAATGATCACCGTCGGCGACCTGCCCGACGGCTTCTACGTCGCGGACGACGGCCCCGGAATTCCGGACGCCGACCGCGGCCGCGTGTTCGACTCGGACTACTCCACGAGCGACGAGGGGACGGGGTTCGGACTCAGCATCGTTCGGGAGATCGCGGAGGGACACGGCTGGAGCGTCGCCGTCGACGAGAGCGACGACGGCGGCACACGCATCGAATTCACCGGCGTCGACGCGGCATAA
- a CDS encoding DUF5789 family protein, protein MRYSETHQLFDQACSFPVEHEMVVEQVGDVTLTTPAGDSFTVQEILTVTDETSYRSVDALYTTLLRNLDEAFIGSKYYDDRSGPAPGEEQVRGEADAF, encoded by the coding sequence ATGCGCTACTCCGAGACTCACCAGTTGTTCGATCAGGCGTGTAGCTTCCCCGTCGAACACGAGATGGTCGTCGAGCAGGTGGGTGACGTGACGCTGACGACGCCGGCCGGAGACTCCTTCACCGTCCAGGAGATTCTGACGGTGACCGACGAAACCAGCTACCGGTCCGTCGACGCCCTCTACACCACCCTACTCCGGAATCTCGACGAAGCGTTCATCGGCTCCAAATACTACGACGACCGATCCGGCCCCGCTCCCGGGGAAGAGCAAGTGCGAGGGGAAGCCGACGCGTTCTGA
- the trpD gene encoding anthranilate phosphoribosyltransferase, with product MQDYIERVTDGEDLTQEEARDASRAVFEEATEAQIGALLAALRAKGETETEIAGFAQGMRDAARTIAPDRSPLVDTCGTGGDDYDTINVSTTSAIVAAGAGVAVAKHGNYSVSSSSGSADVLEVAGVNVEAEPPAVEEAIERDGIGFMLAPVFHPAMKAVIGPRKELGMRTVFNVLGPLTNPAGADAQVVGVYDPDLVPVLAQALARMDVDRAMVVHGSGMDEITLHDATTVAEVDGDEVTEYTLTPADLGLEGAPIEAVAGGGPEANAADLRGIVEGDVTGAKRDIILANAGAAIYVAGAVDDLQSGVNAAREAIDSGAAAAKLDDLRGA from the coding sequence ATGCAGGACTATATCGAGCGCGTCACCGACGGTGAGGATCTGACACAGGAGGAGGCCCGGGACGCATCCCGGGCCGTCTTCGAGGAGGCGACCGAAGCCCAGATCGGGGCGTTGCTGGCGGCGCTCCGGGCGAAAGGCGAGACGGAGACGGAGATCGCCGGCTTCGCGCAGGGGATGCGCGACGCGGCGCGGACCATCGCGCCCGACCGGTCGCCGCTCGTCGACACCTGCGGTACCGGCGGCGACGACTACGACACGATCAACGTCTCGACGACGAGCGCCATCGTCGCCGCGGGCGCCGGCGTCGCCGTCGCCAAACACGGCAACTACTCCGTCTCCTCCTCCTCGGGGAGTGCGGACGTGCTCGAAGTCGCGGGCGTGAACGTCGAGGCCGAACCGCCGGCAGTGGAGGAAGCCATCGAGCGCGACGGCATCGGCTTCATGCTCGCACCCGTCTTCCACCCGGCGATGAAGGCGGTCATCGGCCCGCGGAAGGAACTCGGAATGCGGACGGTGTTCAACGTGCTCGGACCGCTGACCAACCCCGCCGGCGCCGACGCGCAGGTGGTCGGCGTCTACGACCCCGACCTCGTGCCCGTCCTCGCCCAGGCGCTCGCGCGGATGGACGTGGACCGAGCGATGGTCGTCCACGGCTCCGGCATGGACGAAATCACGCTCCACGACGCGACGACCGTCGCGGAGGTCGACGGCGACGAGGTGACGGAGTACACGCTGACGCCCGCCGACCTCGGCCTCGAAGGGGCGCCCATCGAGGCCGTCGCTGGCGGCGGACCCGAGGCGAACGCGGCCGACCTGCGCGGCATCGTCGAGGGCGACGTGACGGGGGCGAAACGCGACATCATCCTCGCGAACGCCGGCGCGGCCATCTACGTCGCCGGCGCGGTCGACGACCTCCAGTCGGGCGTCAACGCCGCCCGCGAGGCCATCGACTCCGGCGCCGCCGCGGCGAAACTCGACGACCTGCGGGGTGCCTGA
- a CDS encoding phosphoribosylanthranilate isomerase — MVRSKICGVTNEADLRAVAESGADAVGIVTEVSVDTPREVAPDRAADLVAAAPPFLSTVLVAMPDSATRAVELAGAVAPDAIQLHGEFDDADIRYVRRETRADVITAVDAADTDRVRRYDGVADAILLDSTTDDGAGGTGETHDWDAARALIDDCATPVVLAGGLTPENVADAVRTVDPYAVDVSSGVERSGGEKDHEAVRSFVRNAAVEVSA, encoded by the coding sequence ATGGTCCGGTCGAAGATCTGTGGCGTAACGAACGAGGCGGACCTCCGGGCGGTGGCCGAATCCGGCGCCGACGCCGTCGGCATCGTCACCGAGGTATCCGTCGACACGCCCCGTGAGGTGGCGCCGGACCGCGCGGCCGACCTCGTCGCTGCCGCGCCACCGTTCCTCTCGACGGTGCTGGTGGCGATGCCCGACTCCGCGACCCGCGCGGTCGAACTCGCCGGCGCCGTCGCGCCCGACGCGATCCAGTTGCACGGCGAGTTCGACGATGCGGACATTCGCTACGTCCGCCGCGAGACGCGCGCCGACGTGATCACCGCCGTCGACGCGGCCGACACCGACCGCGTCCGTCGCTACGACGGCGTCGCCGACGCCATCCTGCTGGACTCCACGACCGATGACGGCGCCGGCGGGACGGGCGAGACCCACGACTGGGACGCCGCACGCGCGCTGATCGACGACTGCGCGACGCCGGTCGTCCTCGCCGGTGGCCTGACGCCCGAGAACGTCGCCGACGCGGTGCGGACGGTCGATCCCTACGCCGTCGACGTGTCGAGCGGCGTCGAGCGTAGCGGTGGCGAGAAGGATCACGAAGCCGTCCGCTCGTTCGTCCGCAACGCGGCGGTGGAGGTGTCCGCATGA
- the trpE gene encoding anthranilate synthase component I has translation MTPEHDRSAFVDLLTDRTGPVVVRLAVTLDAETTPLSAYAALDGHSDYGFLLESAEKTPSSDPEGAFTADGEGADRHARYSFVGYDPDAVVSVTGSDVTVESLDGRAAELVAEMAGLDGKGDVLDALRTALPNLDRVGFPEADRQHLDGGLVGFLAYDAVYDLWLDEVGVERPDPIVPDAEFVLTTRTITFDHAEDAIQLVFTPVVDPDADPGAVYDALVEEAAAIEETLADADDPETGGFVRADETVGPREEYEDAVRTAKEHVLDGDIYQGVISRKRELTGEIDPLGLYASLREVNPSPYMYLLRHGDRSIVGASPETLVSVQGERVVSNPIAGTCPRGTSPVEDRRLAGEMLADGKERAEHTMLVDLARNDVRRVSEPGSVRVEEFMNVLKYSHVQHIESTVTGRLAGADAGPGAGGERSPPFDAFDATRATFPAGTLTGAPKVRAMEIIDALEREPRGIYGGGVGYYSWSGDAEFAIVIRTATIEHGDPDRITVQAGAGIVADSDPASEYEETEQKMGGVLDAIERIETAAPEVSR, from the coding sequence ATGACGCCGGAGCACGACCGGTCGGCCTTCGTCGACCTGCTGACCGACCGGACGGGGCCAGTCGTCGTCCGCCTCGCCGTCACGCTCGACGCGGAGACGACACCCCTCTCGGCCTACGCCGCCCTCGACGGCCACAGCGACTACGGCTTCCTGCTGGAGAGCGCGGAGAAGACGCCCTCTAGCGATCCGGAAGGGGCGTTCACCGCCGACGGCGAAGGAGCGGACCGCCACGCACGCTACTCCTTCGTCGGCTACGACCCCGACGCCGTCGTCTCCGTGACGGGGAGCGATGTGACCGTCGAGTCACTGGATGGCCGAGCCGCCGAACTGGTAGCCGAGATGGCGGGGCTGGACGGTAAGGGCGACGTTCTCGACGCCCTCCGGACCGCGCTCCCGAACCTCGACCGCGTCGGCTTCCCCGAAGCCGACCGCCAGCATCTCGACGGCGGCCTCGTCGGCTTCCTCGCCTACGATGCCGTCTACGACCTCTGGCTCGACGAGGTGGGTGTCGAGCGTCCCGATCCCATCGTCCCGGACGCCGAGTTCGTCCTCACGACGCGGACGATCACTTTCGATCACGCCGAGGATGCCATCCAACTCGTCTTCACGCCCGTCGTCGACCCCGACGCCGACCCCGGCGCGGTGTACGATGCGCTCGTCGAGGAGGCCGCGGCGATCGAGGAGACACTCGCCGACGCGGACGATCCGGAGACGGGTGGATTCGTGCGCGCCGACGAGACCGTCGGTCCGCGCGAGGAGTACGAGGACGCGGTGCGAACGGCGAAAGAACACGTCCTCGACGGCGACATCTATCAGGGCGTCATCTCGCGGAAGCGTGAGTTGACGGGCGAGATAGACCCGCTCGGTCTCTACGCGTCGCTCCGCGAGGTTAACCCCTCGCCGTACATGTACCTCCTGCGCCACGGTGACCGCTCCATCGTCGGCGCGAGTCCGGAGACGCTGGTGTCGGTGCAGGGCGAGCGCGTCGTCTCGAACCCCATTGCAGGCACCTGTCCGCGCGGGACGAGTCCGGTCGAGGACCGCCGACTCGCGGGCGAGATGCTCGCGGATGGGAAAGAGCGCGCCGAACACACGATGCTCGTCGACCTGGCGCGCAACGACGTGCGCCGCGTCTCCGAACCGGGCTCCGTCCGCGTCGAGGAGTTCATGAACGTCCTCAAATACTCCCACGTCCAGCACATCGAATCGACGGTGACGGGGCGGCTCGCAGGCGCGGACGCTGGCCCCGGCGCGGGCGGCGAGCGTTCCCCGCCGTTCGACGCCTTCGACGCCACGCGCGCGACCTTCCCTGCCGGGACGCTCACGGGTGCCCCGAAGGTGCGTGCGATGGAGATCATCGACGCGCTCGAACGCGAACCTCGCGGCATCTACGGCGGCGGCGTCGGCTACTACTCGTGGTCCGGCGACGCCGAGTTCGCCATCGTCATCCGGACGGCGACTATCGAGCATGGCGATCCGGACCGCATCACGGTGCAGGCGGGTGCAGGTATCGTCGCCGACAGCGACCCCGCGAGCGAGTACGAGGAGACCGAACAGAAGATGGGGGGCGTCCTCGACGCCATCGAGCGCATCGAGACGGCGGCCCCGGAGGTGTCGCGATGA
- the trpG gene encoding anthranilate synthase component II — translation MKVLVVDNFDSFTYNLVEYISDHPDPVTGEPIAVEVLKNTATLEEVRAVDPDAIVVSPGPGHPKNERDVGVTNDVLLEVSKTIPTLGVCLGLEAAVYAYGGTVGHAPEPIHGKAYPVDHDGEGVFAGLEQGFQAGRYHSLVATSVPDCFEVTATTAHEDTDLVMGIRHREYPIECVQFHPESVLTAAGHDVIDNFLRRARTPDATA, via the coding sequence ATGAAAGTCCTCGTCGTCGACAACTTCGACTCGTTCACGTACAATCTCGTCGAGTACATCTCCGACCACCCCGATCCGGTGACGGGCGAACCCATCGCCGTCGAGGTGTTGAAAAACACCGCCACGCTGGAGGAGGTGCGGGCGGTCGATCCCGATGCCATCGTCGTCAGCCCCGGGCCGGGCCACCCGAAAAACGAACGAGACGTGGGCGTGACCAACGACGTGTTGCTGGAGGTCAGCAAGACGATTCCGACACTCGGCGTCTGTCTCGGCCTCGAAGCCGCCGTCTACGCCTACGGTGGGACCGTGGGCCACGCCCCGGAACCGATCCACGGCAAGGCCTACCCCGTCGACCACGACGGCGAGGGTGTCTTCGCCGGGCTAGAACAGGGCTTTCAGGCCGGTCGGTATCACTCGCTCGTGGCGACGAGCGTCCCCGACTGTTTCGAGGTGACGGCGACGACTGCCCACGAGGACACCGATCTCGTCATGGGGATTCGCCACCGCGAGTACCCCATCGAGTGCGTGCAGTTCCACCCCGAGAGCGTCCTGACGGCCGCCGGCCACGACGTCATCGACAACTTCCTGCGTCGCGCCCGGACGCCGGACGCGACGGCCTAG